In Fibrobacter sp. UWEL, a single genomic region encodes these proteins:
- a CDS encoding ATP-binding protein has protein sequence MLNRDITIAILDKAAKFPVITLTGVRQCGKSTLLKQCFANYTYVSLEDPDVRTIAQEDPRGFLKNYGTNVIIDEAQRVPELFSYIQTAVDSNSKCGQYILSGSHNFLLMEQISQSLAGRACILELAPFSIGELSKSNVRPQTLNEYLLKGSYPRLYDKKISSKEYFSSYTRTYVERDVRLLRNISNAAAFTRFLKLCASRVGSVLNIAELAQDAGINVATANAWISILEASFIVFKLQPYYRNFSKRLIKSPKLYFYDTGLLCYLLNIFNEKQLTQCGIKGNIFESMIIAECLKQHRFAGIEPQAYFWRDSNQQEVDLLIENEDGLWAYEIKSGETMNSKFYDSLNKFANLSGIESTHTSVVYGGDKMFRGEKANYIPWDKVQFV, from the coding sequence ATGTTAAATCGAGATATAACTATCGCAATATTGGACAAGGCAGCCAAATTTCCCGTAATCACGCTTACAGGCGTTCGCCAGTGCGGCAAAAGCACTTTGCTCAAGCAATGTTTTGCGAATTACACTTACGTTTCTTTGGAAGATCCAGACGTTCGCACAATCGCACAGGAGGATCCTAGAGGATTTTTAAAGAATTACGGAACCAATGTGATCATAGATGAGGCACAACGTGTTCCGGAACTTTTTTCGTACATACAGACCGCCGTCGATTCCAACAGCAAATGCGGTCAATACATACTCTCCGGGTCCCACAATTTTTTGTTGATGGAACAGATTTCCCAAAGTTTGGCTGGTAGGGCATGCATTCTGGAGCTAGCTCCGTTCTCAATCGGCGAGCTTTCAAAATCCAATGTTCGCCCACAAACCCTAAATGAATACCTGCTAAAAGGAAGTTACCCAAGGCTGTACGACAAAAAAATATCTTCAAAGGAATATTTTTCATCGTATACGCGGACTTACGTTGAACGAGACGTTCGCCTACTACGAAACATTTCCAATGCCGCAGCATTCACCCGTTTTCTAAAACTTTGCGCCTCACGCGTAGGGTCTGTCCTCAACATTGCAGAACTGGCACAAGATGCAGGCATCAACGTAGCGACAGCCAATGCGTGGATTTCCATCCTCGAAGCCAGCTTTATCGTGTTCAAGCTCCAGCCCTACTACCGCAACTTTTCGAAACGGCTGATAAAATCTCCCAAACTGTATTTCTACGACACCGGTCTGCTTTGCTATTTGCTGAATATTTTCAACGAAAAACAGTTGACCCAATGCGGCATAAAGGGAAACATCTTTGAGTCCATGATTATTGCGGAATGTCTTAAACAGCACAGGTTTGCAGGCATTGAACCCCAGGCTTATTTCTGGAGAGATTCCAATCAGCAGGAAGTGGATTTGCTCATTGAAAACGAAGATGGACTATGGGCCTACGAAATCAAGTCTGGAGAAACAATGAACAGCAAATTCTACGATTCGCTGAATAAGTTCGCAAACCTTTCTGGAATTGAGTCCACCCACACTTCGGTCGTTTACGGCGGCGACAAAATGTTCCGTGGGGAGAAAGCCAACTACATTCCATGGGATAAAGTACAGTTCGTTTAA
- a CDS encoding outer membrane beta-barrel protein: protein MNFFKLPVLAPVVLALSLNAFAQDDDGEWVSAESAPEASESAPAYDGSTDSEFANDEEYASAYARYKTQTTKKADINRQRNEGFSRTVMLGVRAQGGINTFYGEGSDGWGMGFQGGAGLMLKMNLGIKNLSLVPELTFNYRRYNFEKDMGVYTNESQIDIYMFEIPLMVRYTFEDYNLFAGLGVNLGLKLKGTSEFSSSGGTRYNTVATSGMEVGGALDLGYMLSRFIHINLRTVVCFTSLLNDALVAEELFYESKFNTIYTSFGISFLF from the coding sequence ATGAATTTCTTTAAACTGCCTGTTTTAGCTCCTGTTGTATTGGCTCTGTCACTGAACGCATTCGCCCAGGACGACGATGGAGAATGGGTCTCCGCCGAAAGCGCACCGGAAGCATCTGAATCCGCCCCCGCCTACGACGGCTCTACCGATAGCGAATTCGCAAACGACGAAGAATACGCCAGCGCTTACGCTCGCTACAAGACCCAAACTACAAAGAAAGCCGATATTAACCGTCAGCGTAACGAAGGATTCTCCCGTACAGTGATGCTTGGCGTTCGAGCACAGGGTGGTATCAACACCTTCTACGGAGAAGGTTCCGATGGCTGGGGCATGGGTTTCCAGGGTGGTGCAGGTCTTATGCTGAAGATGAACCTAGGTATCAAGAACTTGAGCCTGGTTCCGGAACTGACCTTCAACTACCGTCGCTACAATTTCGAAAAGGATATGGGCGTCTACACAAACGAATCCCAGATCGACATCTACATGTTCGAAATTCCCTTGATGGTCCGCTACACCTTCGAAGACTACAATCTCTTCGCCGGTCTGGGCGTGAATCTGGGTCTAAAGCTGAAAGGAACTTCCGAATTCAGCAGTAGTGGCGGAACCCGCTACAACACCGTGGCAACCTCCGGTATGGAAGTGGGTGGCGCACTGGATCTAGGTTACATGTTGAGCCGTTTCATTCACATCAACCTCCGCACGGTCGTTTGCTTCACTAGCCTGCTGAACGATGCACTGGTCGCAGAAGAACTGTTCTACGAATCCAAGTTCAACACCATCTATACATCCTTCGGCATAAGCTTCTTGTTCTAA
- a CDS encoding fused MFS/spermidine synthase — translation MNILIYFLFALSGFAGLIYEGSWARYLKLFLGHSSYGQVLTLCIYMGGLAIGSFVAGRLVTKTKRPLLGYGLVELAIGIGGVAYHPLYNLLTGIFFTSEFTAGLSSRGAEIVKVLLATGSTLPIAIAVGMTFPFIAAGLMRKSGAEVSLPMLYFTNSLGSAIGILATSYLLIPNVGNHATLCVAAGINFLLAAIFSFIGLSTSPVHESEGVDATEEDPNEDYVAKHNLPMPPKTTWLWIAAITGLTSFVYEIVWTRLLSLLMGSSSHSFDQMLSAFILGLALGSAVSGKLLKKDSLIVLSLAQIFMAFFALCTLYFHQPFWAMMNEANQIFNPTSDGYVCWSLFKYALSLLWMVPTSFFAGMTLPLITLILTRAFKSEAPIGKVYGWNTLGSILGSAGGGLLLLPLLQLKGALVLAAILDFAIGFILIAVYRKRWRRSVMFYVVAAVMVLPALFVKFDPSLITSGAFRAYKNLHPDEKIRVIDGKTATISFHESPVHYYVKTNGKADASMSKDREAPIASDELTQAATAFMPMAVMDKPYDAAMVGFGSGMGAHYLLADPLLKDFDCVEIEEAMMDLAKGFYPWNNRGYDDPRIHIFIDDATTFFHTNRRQYDMIISVPSNPWVSGVAGLFADEFYAKMRRYMKPGGLWVQWIQTYEFNDLMFLNILKALDKNFPYVSLYKSTDEPDIIMIASDQPVFQKGIGRFSTDPKLVEEFNRIHREPEFFGERNFLFTNKMVSALLDGVEPNSVFVPMVDNRAEEARFTHSEAHIVQMFDSCEVCWQQYLDPKDNEPRRAARVEAMLKQGADPFVARGLLSYAEYLLKEFEKEAQDSSARIPEELAVDSVKADSLEKSAEFQKFRDEYVEWIRRIPLETRDTNAVYVKVRELVQKNGLPASFRDEFNIMEAARAKDYAQAAIHIAKFYDNYEMRAMDELFLRSCIVLSLLANEPELTMAIYKDAIEGNESFFGVERRLIKRELQKLRNL, via the coding sequence ATGAATATTCTCATTTATTTTCTATTTGCGTTGTCGGGTTTTGCAGGCCTGATTTACGAAGGTTCCTGGGCTCGCTATTTAAAGCTGTTCCTGGGACATTCCAGCTATGGTCAGGTTCTGACCCTGTGTATTTACATGGGTGGCCTTGCCATCGGTAGCTTTGTGGCTGGCAGGCTGGTGACGAAAACCAAGCGCCCCCTCCTGGGTTACGGCCTGGTGGAACTTGCCATCGGTATTGGCGGTGTGGCGTACCACCCGCTGTACAATCTTTTAACGGGAATATTCTTCACTTCGGAATTTACCGCAGGTCTTAGCTCCCGCGGGGCAGAAATCGTGAAGGTGCTTCTGGCAACAGGTTCCACCTTGCCGATTGCTATTGCGGTGGGTATGACGTTCCCCTTCATTGCTGCTGGTCTCATGCGCAAGAGCGGTGCGGAAGTCTCCCTGCCCATGCTTTACTTCACCAATAGCTTGGGTTCTGCCATCGGTATTCTCGCTACCAGCTACTTGCTGATTCCTAACGTAGGGAACCACGCAACTTTGTGCGTTGCCGCCGGCATTAACTTCCTGCTGGCTGCCATCTTTAGCTTTATCGGGCTTTCAACTTCTCCCGTTCATGAATCCGAAGGGGTGGACGCTACCGAAGAAGATCCCAACGAAGATTATGTGGCAAAGCATAACTTGCCCATGCCTCCCAAGACCACCTGGCTCTGGATTGCGGCCATCACGGGCTTGACTTCCTTCGTGTACGAAATCGTCTGGACTCGTCTGCTGTCCCTGCTCATGGGGTCTTCTAGCCATAGCTTTGACCAGATGCTTTCCGCCTTCATTCTGGGCCTTGCGTTGGGCAGCGCTGTTAGCGGTAAGCTCCTGAAGAAGGACTCTCTTATCGTGTTGTCTCTGGCGCAGATTTTCATGGCCTTCTTTGCCCTGTGTACGCTGTACTTCCATCAGCCTTTCTGGGCCATGATGAATGAGGCCAACCAGATTTTCAATCCCACTTCTGATGGTTACGTTTGCTGGAGTCTCTTTAAGTACGCTCTGTCCCTCTTGTGGATGGTACCCACCAGCTTCTTCGCTGGCATGACGCTCCCGCTCATCACCTTGATTCTGACCCGCGCCTTCAAGAGCGAAGCTCCCATCGGTAAGGTTTACGGCTGGAACACTCTGGGCTCCATTCTCGGTTCCGCTGGCGGTGGCCTCTTGCTCCTCCCGCTGCTCCAGCTGAAGGGCGCTCTGGTTCTTGCTGCTATTCTGGATTTTGCCATCGGCTTTATCCTGATTGCAGTCTACCGCAAGCGTTGGCGCCGTAGCGTTATGTTCTATGTGGTGGCCGCTGTGATGGTGTTACCCGCTTTATTCGTGAAGTTCGATCCCTCTCTTATTACCTCCGGCGCTTTCCGTGCATACAAGAACTTGCATCCGGACGAGAAAATTCGAGTCATCGATGGAAAAACCGCGACCATCAGTTTCCATGAATCTCCGGTCCATTATTACGTGAAGACCAATGGTAAGGCTGACGCCAGCATGAGTAAGGATCGCGAGGCTCCCATTGCCAGTGACGAACTGACTCAGGCTGCCACCGCCTTCATGCCCATGGCTGTGATGGATAAACCTTACGATGCCGCCATGGTGGGCTTCGGTAGCGGTATGGGCGCTCATTACCTGCTGGCTGACCCGCTGCTGAAGGATTTCGACTGCGTTGAAATTGAAGAAGCCATGATGGATCTGGCCAAGGGTTTCTACCCCTGGAACAACCGCGGTTACGACGATCCCCGCATTCATATCTTTATTGATGACGCCACCACCTTCTTCCATACTAACCGTCGCCAGTACGACATGATCATCAGCGTGCCCTCCAATCCCTGGGTGAGCGGTGTGGCTGGTCTCTTCGCTGATGAATTCTACGCCAAGATGCGCCGTTACATGAAACCGGGCGGACTTTGGGTGCAGTGGATTCAGACCTACGAATTTAACGATCTCATGTTCCTGAACATCTTGAAGGCTCTGGACAAGAACTTCCCCTATGTAAGTCTCTACAAGTCTACCGACGAACCGGACATCATCATGATCGCCAGCGACCAGCCCGTTTTCCAGAAGGGCATTGGACGTTTCAGCACGGACCCCAAGCTGGTGGAGGAATTCAACCGCATTCATCGCGAACCTGAGTTCTTTGGCGAAAGAAACTTCCTGTTCACCAACAAGATGGTTTCCGCCCTGTTGGATGGCGTGGAGCCTAACAGCGTGTTCGTCCCCATGGTGGATAACCGTGCCGAGGAAGCCCGCTTTACCCACTCTGAGGCTCACATTGTCCAGATGTTCGACTCCTGTGAAGTCTGCTGGCAACAGTACCTTGACCCCAAGGATAACGAGCCCCGCCGTGCCGCCCGCGTGGAAGCCATGCTGAAGCAGGGTGCAGATCCCTTTGTGGCCCGCGGCCTGTTGAGCTATGCGGAATACCTGTTGAAGGAATTTGAGAAGGAAGCGCAGGATAGTTCTGCCCGTATTCCAGAAGAACTTGCGGTAGATTCCGTCAAGGCGGATTCTCTTGAAAAATCTGCGGAGTTCCAGAAATTCCGTGATGAGTACGTGGAATGGATTCGCAGAATTCCGCTGGAAACTCGCGATACCAATGCGGTCTACGTGAAGGTTCGTGAGCTGGTCCAGAAGAACGGCCTACCCGCATCCTTCCGTGATGAGTTCAACATCATGGAAGCTGCCCGCGCCAAGGATTACGCCCAGGCTGCTATCCATATTGCCAAGTTCTACGACAACTATGAAATGCGAGCTATGGACGAACTGTTCTTGAGAAGCTGCATTGTGCTGTCTCTCCTGGCGAATGAACCGGAACTGACTATGGCTATCTATAAGGATGCCATCGAAGGAAATGAAAGCTTCTTTGGAGTTGAACGCAGACTCATCAAGAGAGAATTACAGAAACTTCGGAATTTATGA
- a CDS encoding outer membrane beta-barrel protein, which translates to MMIRKSSKSALSILVLTLFGAASGVFAQGVFEGSGEEESEVSNCVGDGCGIEFPTEPAQEDPQVMNTYGEDTTAVQIASDSLQQDSVPTAHLDDEEDARDYFVESASEFRARKEGFSRRIRFGVRAGGGINIPFGDNDGWKIGYGFGGGIAARLPLTSGGLGIASGIEFGYRQFNYDGKTEFSKDEATVSQLLFEIPLTLQYAFDEEGFFFGVGGNIQLKMAGESDFTQKIDTDQIQSKDKRHNTLPSTGVEAGVTAVLGFTFNDWSQLDVRGTFNFTNLLDQDVIAESSLMGTALHVLYVNIGFTFLL; encoded by the coding sequence ATGATGATTCGCAAGTCTTCCAAGTCGGCACTTTCCATTCTCGTCCTCACTCTTTTTGGGGCAGCCTCTGGTGTATTCGCCCAGGGCGTTTTTGAAGGTTCCGGTGAAGAAGAAAGCGAAGTGTCCAATTGCGTCGGAGACGGCTGCGGAATTGAATTCCCCACGGAGCCCGCACAAGAAGACCCGCAAGTGATGAATACATACGGCGAGGATACAACCGCCGTTCAAATCGCAAGCGATTCCCTCCAGCAGGATTCTGTTCCAACAGCTCATCTTGACGACGAAGAAGATGCCCGTGACTATTTCGTCGAGTCCGCCAGTGAATTTAGGGCCCGTAAGGAAGGTTTCTCCCGCCGCATCCGTTTTGGCGTGAGGGCAGGAGGCGGAATCAACATCCCGTTCGGGGATAACGATGGCTGGAAAATAGGCTACGGTTTCGGTGGGGGCATTGCAGCAAGGCTGCCTCTGACCAGCGGCGGCCTTGGAATCGCCAGCGGTATTGAATTCGGCTACCGCCAATTCAATTACGACGGAAAGACCGAATTCAGTAAGGACGAGGCTACTGTCAGCCAATTGTTATTTGAAATCCCCCTCACCTTGCAATACGCCTTTGACGAAGAAGGATTCTTTTTCGGGGTAGGTGGAAACATCCAGCTGAAGATGGCCGGTGAGTCTGATTTTACCCAGAAAATCGATACCGACCAAATCCAGAGCAAGGATAAACGCCATAATACGCTCCCCTCCACAGGCGTTGAGGCAGGCGTCACCGCGGTTTTGGGCTTTACTTTCAACGATTGGAGCCAGCTGGACGTTCGCGGCACCTTCAACTTCACCAACCTGCTGGACCAAGACGTGATTGCGGAGTCCAGCCTGATGGGTACGGCCCTGCACGTTCTCTACGTGAATATAGGATTCACATTCCTCCTTTAA
- a CDS encoding RNA 2'-phosphotransferase: MSINYTELSKEISYALRHAPWEYELELDAEGFVPIKQLLSALNESGQYERNIVQADLEHIIETSEKKRHEIVGDKIRALYGHSVPQMIQKIPGIPPAILYHGTTHKAIATIMSEGLKPMQRQYVHLSVDTDMATQVGKRRDSEPIILQIDTAKAIISGTKFYIGNDKVWLCDFVKAEAIK; this comes from the coding sequence ATGTCCATAAACTACACCGAACTTTCCAAAGAAATTTCCTACGCCCTGCGTCACGCACCTTGGGAATACGAACTTGAATTGGACGCAGAGGGATTCGTTCCCATCAAGCAACTGTTGTCCGCTTTGAATGAATCTGGTCAATACGAGCGAAACATAGTCCAGGCGGACCTCGAACATATCATTGAAACTTCAGAAAAGAAACGTCATGAGATTGTCGGAGACAAAATTCGTGCATTGTACGGACATTCTGTGCCCCAGATGATTCAGAAGATTCCAGGAATTCCACCAGCAATTCTTTATCACGGAACAACGCATAAGGCAATCGCCACAATTATGAGCGAAGGTCTGAAGCCAATGCAACGCCAATATGTTCATCTTTCCGTAGATACCGACATGGCAACGCAAGTGGGAAAAAGACGAGACTCTGAGCCCATCATTCTGCAGATTGATACTGCAAAAGCCATCATTTCAGGAACCAAATTCTATATCGGGAATGATAAAGTATGGCTCTGCGATTTCGTGAAGGCGGAAGCTATAAAATAA
- the leuS gene encoding leucine--tRNA ligase: protein MAKYNPQEIETKWQAYWAEHQTFKTGTDKSKPKFYCLDMFPYPSGAGLHVGHPEGYTATDIICRYKRSKGFNVLHPMGWDAFGLPAEQYAIQTGTHPAITTKKNCDNFRRQIQRLGLSYDWEKEVNTTDPKYYKWTQWIFKRLYGTWFDDEQQKGRPIEELPIPADVQAQGAAEVRKFKDSKRLAYYADAQVWWCKHCKIVCANEEVLNDGSHEKCGTKEVERRNLKQWLMRIPHYGDRLLKGLDKLDWPQGVKDMQKNWIGKSQGAEVDFAIADANGNATENKLRVYTTRCDTLFGATYMVVAPEHKLVPTLTTPEQKDAVEAYVHAAALKSDLDRTELAKEKTGVFSGSYAINPLTGTKIPVWVADYVLTGYGTGAIMAVPAHDTRDFEFAKKFNLPVICIMEPDASCPEDVKPQVLAGEACWAADGTYINSQNDTLCLNGLNKEAGKAKVIEWLEANKIGKATVNYKLRDWLFSRQRYWGEPFPIIHWEDGEISTVDDDQLPVQLPDLQDYKPGDGGQSPLANATEWLNVVDKNGRKGVRETNTMPQWAGSCWYYLRYIDACNGDAFLAKELEKYWMPVDLYVGGAEHAVLHLLYSRFWHKVLFDLGLVSTDEPFQKLFNQGMILAFAYEDAAGSKVPTDEVEEKNGKFFKKGTDIELKQIVAKMSKSLKNVVNPDDVVRDYGADSLRLYEMFMGPLDAVKPWQTKGIEGMNRFLGRAWRSVVGDDDAAPIFVDEAAPEEIQKIMHQSIIKVTSDIENMSFNTAISQLMIFNNEMMKMDKRYREPCETFVKLLQPFAPHIAEEMWSILGHEGSLTNVAWPEADASKAVENTVEVVFQVNGKLRAKANVAKDMDKAALEALAMENDRVKEFTNGKTVVKVIAVPGKLVNIVVK from the coding sequence ATGGCAAAGTATAATCCGCAAGAAATTGAAACCAAGTGGCAGGCTTACTGGGCTGAACATCAGACCTTCAAGACTGGCACCGACAAGTCTAAGCCCAAGTTCTACTGCCTGGACATGTTCCCGTATCCCAGCGGCGCAGGCCTCCATGTGGGTCACCCGGAAGGTTACACTGCAACGGATATCATTTGCCGCTACAAGCGCAGCAAGGGCTTTAACGTCTTGCACCCCATGGGTTGGGATGCTTTCGGTTTGCCTGCAGAACAGTATGCAATCCAGACCGGTACTCATCCGGCAATCACCACCAAGAAGAACTGCGACAATTTCCGCCGTCAGATCCAGCGCCTTGGCCTGAGCTATGACTGGGAAAAGGAAGTGAACACCACCGACCCCAAGTACTACAAGTGGACCCAGTGGATCTTCAAGCGCCTTTACGGCACCTGGTTCGATGACGAACAGCAGAAGGGCCGCCCCATTGAAGAACTGCCTATTCCCGCCGACGTTCAGGCTCAGGGTGCAGCAGAAGTTCGCAAGTTCAAGGATTCCAAGCGTCTCGCTTACTACGCCGACGCTCAGGTCTGGTGGTGCAAGCACTGCAAGATTGTTTGCGCTAACGAAGAAGTTTTGAACGACGGTTCTCACGAAAAGTGCGGCACCAAGGAAGTGGAACGCCGTAACCTGAAGCAGTGGCTCATGCGCATCCCGCATTATGGCGACCGCTTGCTGAAGGGCCTGGACAAGCTGGATTGGCCCCAGGGCGTGAAGGACATGCAGAAGAACTGGATCGGCAAGAGCCAGGGTGCAGAAGTGGACTTCGCCATTGCTGATGCCAACGGCAACGCTACCGAAAACAAGCTCCGCGTTTATACCACCCGTTGCGATACCCTGTTTGGTGCAACCTACATGGTGGTGGCTCCTGAACACAAGCTGGTTCCGACCCTCACTACCCCGGAACAGAAGGATGCTGTGGAAGCCTACGTTCATGCCGCCGCCCTCAAGAGCGACCTGGACCGAACCGAACTCGCCAAGGAAAAGACCGGCGTGTTCTCTGGCTCCTACGCCATCAACCCGCTGACCGGCACCAAGATTCCGGTTTGGGTGGCTGACTACGTTTTGACTGGCTACGGCACCGGCGCTATCATGGCAGTGCCCGCCCACGATACCCGCGACTTTGAATTTGCAAAGAAGTTCAACCTGCCTGTTATCTGCATCATGGAACCGGACGCATCCTGCCCGGAAGACGTGAAGCCTCAGGTTCTCGCTGGCGAAGCATGCTGGGCTGCCGACGGCACCTACATCAACAGCCAGAACGACACCCTCTGCCTCAACGGCCTCAACAAGGAAGCTGGCAAGGCTAAGGTAATCGAATGGCTCGAAGCCAACAAGATCGGTAAGGCTACCGTGAACTACAAGCTCCGTGACTGGCTCTTCAGCCGTCAGCGCTACTGGGGCGAACCGTTCCCCATCATCCACTGGGAAGATGGCGAAATCTCTACCGTCGATGACGACCAGCTGCCGGTTCAGCTGCCGGACTTGCAGGACTACAAGCCGGGTGACGGCGGTCAGTCTCCGCTGGCCAACGCAACCGAATGGCTTAACGTTGTAGACAAGAACGGCCGTAAGGGCGTTCGCGAAACCAACACCATGCCGCAGTGGGCTGGCTCCTGCTGGTACTACCTCCGCTATATCGACGCCTGCAACGGCGACGCATTCCTGGCCAAGGAACTTGAAAAGTACTGGATGCCTGTCGACCTGTATGTGGGCGGTGCAGAACACGCTGTGCTCCACTTGCTGTACAGCCGTTTCTGGCACAAGGTCCTCTTCGACCTGGGCCTCGTCTCTACCGACGAACCCTTCCAGAAGCTCTTTAACCAGGGCATGATCCTTGCCTTCGCTTACGAAGACGCAGCCGGCTCCAAGGTTCCCACCGACGAAGTGGAAGAAAAGAACGGCAAGTTCTTCAAGAAGGGTACCGACATCGAACTGAAGCAGATCGTTGCCAAGATGAGTAAGTCCCTGAAGAACGTTGTGAACCCGGACGACGTGGTTCGCGACTACGGCGCAGATAGCCTTCGTTTGTACGAAATGTTCATGGGTCCTCTGGATGCCGTGAAACCTTGGCAGACCAAGGGCATCGAAGGCATGAACCGCTTCCTGGGCCGCGCATGGCGTTCTGTGGTAGGCGACGACGATGCAGCTCCCATCTTCGTTGACGAAGCCGCTCCGGAAGAAATCCAGAAGATTATGCACCAGTCCATCATCAAGGTCACAAGCGACATTGAAAACATGAGCTTCAATACCGCCATTAGCCAGCTGATGATCTTCAACAACGAAATGATGAAGATGGACAAGCGCTACCGCGAACCTTGCGAAACCTTCGTAAAGCTCCTGCAGCCCTTCGCACCCCACATCGCCGAAGAAATGTGGAGCATCCTCGGTCACGAAGGTTCCTTGACAAATGTTGCATGGCCTGAAGCCGACGCAAGCAAGGCTGTGGAAAACACCGTCGAAGTCGTGTTCCAGGTGAACGGCAAGCTCCGCGCCAAGGCAAATGTCGCCAAGGACATGGACAAGGCTGCTCTCGAAGCCCTCGCCATGGAAAATGACCGCGTGAAGGAATTCACTAACGGCAAGACTGTTGTTAAGGTTATCGCAGTTCCTGGCAAGCTGGTGAATATCGTTGTGAAGTAA
- a CDS encoding P-II family nitrogen regulator: protein MNGFNHEVIFCIVNAGFSEAVMDAAKEAGARGGTILNARGTANKEAESLFQIAIQPEKEIVMILVDVKIKDAVLHALYQKAGLDTMGQGIAFSLPVDNVVGLTPWTQEAIAAAKAAAAEKAAAEKSDKEDASIAARLTQKMASIVRSDKSDKKEDA from the coding sequence ATGAACGGATTCAATCACGAAGTAATTTTCTGCATTGTGAACGCTGGTTTTTCTGAAGCTGTCATGGACGCCGCCAAGGAAGCAGGCGCCCGCGGTGGCACCATCCTGAATGCTCGTGGTACCGCCAATAAGGAAGCGGAATCCCTTTTCCAGATTGCAATCCAGCCGGAAAAGGAAATCGTCATGATTCTGGTGGATGTGAAAATTAAGGATGCCGTGCTCCATGCTCTCTACCAGAAGGCTGGTCTCGACACTATGGGCCAGGGCATTGCATTCTCTCTTCCCGTGGATAACGTGGTGGGTCTCACCCCTTGGACTCAGGAAGCCATTGCCGCCGCTAAGGCCGCCGCTGCTGAAAAGGCTGCAGCCGAAAAGAGCGATAAGGAAGACGCCTCCATTGCGGCTCGATTGACTCAGAAGATGGCTTCTATTGTTCGCTCTGATAAGTCCGATAAGAAAGAAGACGCATAA